The Punica granatum isolate Tunisia-2019 chromosome 4, ASM765513v2, whole genome shotgun sequence sequence TAGGGAAGGTAAGGCTCCACTTAATGAATACGAGTGGatactattttctttttaaaagttgttaattaattaaataatttggaGTGGAGTTATTCGAACATCAAGCATCATCATTTTCCTTTTGCTTGCATTGCGGCAACAACAGTGCAGTTTCATGCTTTATTTCTCTACCAGCTTATACTTTTCTTCCATATGAAAACTAattccaatatatataaatttcaaattatgaaaaagaaaagaatgctTGTTTTGTTTCGTCATGTATTCCGTgaagggatttttttttgtgtagaCCGATTGGCTAGGTGAGCGGTTTCTCTCCCTTTAGGTGTTCATGTGTTACGTTCAGTTCCAAAAGGCTTAGACAATTTGTTGCTAGGCGATATTTCTGGGGTTGCTATGTCCCATCTTTGTTCCTTGTAATTTGTTTTAGGGTTCCAGCCCTGTGAGCTTATCGAAAAAAAACTTGTTTTTAAttggtaaaatttttaaaaaatggtggttgcaatttatatataaactagTCCTTTGTAATTAAGAAGGGGATTGCAAGCGCCTTtgtctggaaatcaaaaagaTCTTGGGCTCTATTTTGTCACGTATTccttcatttaatttttcaatttttttttcatactaGATGTATAGGTCTCTTATGATCAAAACAAAAACTTAATCTTTTgccatgtatatataattatgtttTCCAACCATACTGGGAATTAATGCTAAGGGGGTCAATGAGAAGGGATGTGGCGGTCTTTACACATTACGTCGTCATATACATCTTTACTGCTCTCATATGGAATTCTTCGATTCGTATCTTgtcattaattttcttttctttcttttttttttgcgtgtgggggggggggggggggctgGTCTGGTCTTGGTGTtgccatttcttttttccatgtttttaattatattgtgTGAGAAACAGagggaaaagtcgaggaagAACCATGAAACTACATTGATAGTGGTAGAACATGTAGCTATCCTCATCAATCCAATTATACTTCATCGTGTTGCATAGTGGAACACATCAATTTCCTGTTACTTCGTCTTAtcaggccaaaaaaaaaagaaaaaggaagacatataggtgtatatatatcattaatttcttaGACTATAGGTTTCACTTTTAAACTCTTTAATATAATTTCTACTTTGGCTTGAAAAGCTTTGGAAAGAGATATACCAAGTAATATTCCATCTGCCCAGATAAATCTAAACCAACCAAAGTCCAAcctcattaattaataattaggCATAGGAAATAAAGTAGTGTTGTTTCAATGCGTTTTAATTTGATCATCATCAATTACATACGGCAGCTTCTTTTGGAGTACTCAACCTAAAATGCTACTCTAGGTATCGGTAAGAATACATTACGTACAGTTACGTATTCAAAGAATAATATGCGCATCCTCggatataaataattttcatgGTAGTCGTCCTCGATATATAGAAACGAATGTTAGTAGGTGCTCTAAGGGTGTTATTGAGTTTTATGTTTTAGATTAATTAGGATGAACTTAACACAGTGAATGAAGCGATGATTaccaaaaactaaaaaaaaatgagattttGTGGTGATCTCATTAAAGTTCTGCCCACTCACCAGAATTCATCACATTACTGTTCATAGGCATCTCCATGAAAGAACAAAGAATCTTCCCATCTCTTTTTCTCCCCTCCAATCCTCAATGGCTTTTTGGTAAATACAATTTTAGTTCCTCCCCCACTGCCACTATAAATCCTTCTTCCCCACCACTGCATCCTCCTCACTGCAAACCAAAGAAAATaatacagagagagagagagagagagagaggtgagaAGTTCAAATTCTACAATGGCAAACACGCCCATATGGAGCTCCCCGATCCCTTACCTCTTTGGTGGGCTGGGTCTTGTGCTGATCCTCATAGCCGTGGCACTGATCATTTTAGGTTGCTCCTACAAGAAGAGGTCCTCATCGAGCCAGGTTGAGGTCGATGATCAGCTGGTTAAGCTGGCCATTCAGCCACTCGACATGGAGCCGAGGATCGTAGTCATTATGGCTGGAGATGACAAGCCTACCCACCTAGCCAAGCCGGTTCCTCCGCAGGCAGCAGCGGTGCATGAGTTCCCGACCTGCTGCTGCGACCAAGTCGAATTAAATTTGCTTCTGTCAACCCACTAATCGCTAGATATTTTAGCAACTTGGTTTCCCTTTCCTTCGCGTTAATGTTAACTGAGGGTTGCCTCATTTTTGTTGCGTTTTGTACTGCACACTGACTCGGAATCGCGGGATGTGTATATTTATGATAGAGAATTATCAATGGAAGATCAATTTTCACATACATCTTAATCTCTCTCGTTATTTTCCATTGTCGTGGAGTATAAAATTATCATCAAGTACGTAATAAGAAGTGAGAAATGAAGGAATTGGATTggatgcattatatatatatatatatgtatatgtatatgtatatgtatatgtatatgtatatgtatcttTGGATACGCATTAGGGTTCTTACGGCCTCAGGATCGGTTTCATTTATTCAAATAGGGGTCCAATATTGCCGTGCTTAATTACCGTGTGGCATCATGAAACCGTAGACCTCATATTAGTAAGTTCATTAGGTTGATGAGAGTAATTACATGCCATCTAAAGGACGATGATGTATTAAATTCATAATAGCTAGTGTAATAAGATTCATAATATTTGAGATCAAGCCACCTGAGTAAGTTGTCTGACACCAACATTACGTACAGCGTCATTGTATTTGTTTTTGATATAACCAACTATTATCCCAACGTTTAATAG is a genomic window containing:
- the LOC116205318 gene encoding protein GLUTAMINE DUMPER 6-like, producing MANTPIWSSPIPYLFGGLGLVLILIAVALIILGCSYKKRSSSSQVEVDDQLVKLAIQPLDMEPRIVVIMAGDDKPTHLAKPVPPQAAAVHEFPTCCCDQVELNLLLSTH